GGCATTGGCTACTTACCACAAGAAGCGTCTATTTTTCGCAAAATGTCAGTTGAAAATAACATCTTAGCCATTTTAGAAACCCGTAAAGAACTGAACAAAACGCAACAAAAAGATCGCCTAGAAAGCTTACTTGAGGAGTTTCACATTACCCACATTCGTCATAATTTGGGTATGGCCTTATCCGGTGGTGAAAGGCGTCGTGTTGAAATAGCAAGAGCCGTCGCTATGAACCCAAAGTTCATATTGTTAGACGAACCATTTGCAGGGGTTGACCCCATTTCAGTTGGTGATATTAAGCTCATTATTAAACATCTTCAACAAAGTGGCATTGGTGTGTTGATCACCGATCACAACGTTCGTGAGACACTGGACATTTGCGATAAAGCCTACATTGTGGGTAATGGCTACATTATTGCCTCGGGCGACGCTGAGACGGTGATCAATAACGAACAAGTAAAAAAGGTCTATTTAGGCGACGACTTCCGTCTGTAACCCCTTATCATTGCTGGAGAAAGGGAGTAGTATGCACAAC
The sequence above is a segment of the Marinomonas sp. IMCC 4694 genome. Coding sequences within it:
- the lptB gene encoding LPS export ABC transporter ATP-binding protein; translation: MARLEAKNLAKSYKKRQVVKDVSIAVESGEAVGLLGPNGAGKTTCFYMIVGMVANDAGGIFIDGQDITHNAMHTRAQKGIGYLPQEASIFRKMSVENNILAILETRKELNKTQQKDRLESLLEEFHITHIRHNLGMALSGGERRRVEIARAVAMNPKFILLDEPFAGVDPISVGDIKLIIKHLQQSGIGVLITDHNVRETLDICDKAYIVGNGYIIASGDAETVINNEQVKKVYLGDDFRL